One part of the Marispirochaeta sp. genome encodes these proteins:
- a CDS encoding flagellar hook-associated protein 3 produces MNRVSTNQANNDMIYHTYRRQKLMNDLQNKMAEQTRIKELRDDPVAAAHSARFLSRISRLDRFQENVENVQSFRRVAEGYMNEANQILHRIREIAVQGATGTYAKEDKKIMGQEVNELLKELVEVSNSSGADGSKLFGGDRNTSEPFRALEGRHPEISGRVITKVDYVGGNKDNFVEISDENLIPTGFRGNNIFWAEQHQIFSGVNTASYTVPENTAILIDGVRVPLSAGENIHGIIAKIKDSDAAVDAYLDPVSNSLNIRSTVPHQILLEDEQGGSVLQDLGLVSGNGRPPFNIASDARESGGSVFDMVISLRDSLYSGDTLEIGGRGIQGITTAQDTLVQEIAKLGSVDERMEIVWNRLNREIPQTQEQNSLASDIDMAEAILELKMLEYTHKAALQTAGRILQPTLMDFLR; encoded by the coding sequence ATGAACAGAGTCAGTACCAACCAGGCTAATAACGACATGATCTATCATACCTACCGTCGTCAGAAGCTGATGAACGATCTTCAGAATAAAATGGCCGAGCAGACCAGAATAAAGGAGCTGCGGGATGATCCGGTGGCTGCGGCCCACTCGGCTCGTTTTTTATCCCGGATTTCCCGTCTCGACCGTTTCCAGGAAAACGTCGAGAACGTTCAGAGTTTTCGCAGGGTTGCCGAAGGTTACATGAATGAGGCCAACCAGATTCTGCACCGTATACGCGAAATAGCTGTGCAAGGCGCTACCGGGACATATGCAAAAGAAGACAAGAAGATAATGGGCCAGGAGGTTAATGAGCTTCTGAAGGAGCTTGTTGAGGTCTCAAACTCGTCGGGCGCCGACGGCAGCAAACTGTTCGGCGGCGACCGTAACACCAGCGAACCTTTTCGTGCTCTTGAGGGACGGCATCCCGAAATAAGCGGCCGGGTAATAACCAAAGTTGACTATGTGGGAGGTAATAAAGACAACTTTGTCGAAATTTCCGACGAAAACCTGATTCCCACCGGCTTTCGGGGCAACAATATATTCTGGGCTGAACAGCATCAGATATTCTCCGGCGTAAATACTGCAAGTTATACGGTTCCGGAGAATACGGCAATCCTTATAGATGGGGTACGGGTGCCCCTGTCAGCTGGAGAAAATATTCACGGCATAATCGCCAAAATTAAGGATTCCGATGCTGCGGTTGATGCCTATCTTGATCCTGTATCTAATTCACTGAATATCCGCAGCACTGTTCCCCACCAGATACTCCTTGAGGATGAACAGGGAGGTTCGGTTCTGCAGGATCTGGGCCTTGTCTCCGGAAACGGCCGGCCTCCGTTTAATATCGCATCCGATGCCCGGGAATCCGGAGGTTCAGTGTTTGATATGGTAATATCTCTGCGGGACAGTCTCTACTCCGGAGATACCCTGGAGATAGGCGGCAGGGGAATCCAGGGTATAACAACTGCCCAGGATACTCTGGTGCAGGAAATAGCCAAACTCGGTTCTGTTGACGAAAGAATGGAGATTGTCTGGAACCGTTTAAACCGGGAAATCCCCCAGACGCAGGAACAAAACTCTCTGGCTTCGGATATTGATATGGCAGAGGCGATTCTGGAACTGAAGATGTTGGAATACACCCATAAGGCTGCTTTACAAACCGCTGGACGCATACTGCAGCCGACGTTGATGGATTTTCTGCGTTAA
- a CDS encoding flagellar protein FlaG, protein MELDINAISNGGAVQNRLNDANAWKQKRAADSRAEQPRTIPMERALSSDEVQRMLREIVNFSDAFNRRLKFSVNRELNQVVVKVIDRETDKVIKEIPHEGLQRLHMRLKEAIGLLFDEEI, encoded by the coding sequence ATGGAACTTGACATTAATGCAATCAGCAATGGAGGGGCTGTTCAGAATCGTCTGAACGACGCCAACGCATGGAAGCAAAAGCGTGCTGCAGACTCCAGGGCTGAACAACCGCGAACGATTCCCATGGAACGCGCTCTCAGCTCCGATGAGGTGCAGAGGATGCTCCGGGAGATCGTTAATTTCAGCGATGCCTTTAACCGTCGGCTCAAATTTTCTGTCAACAGAGAGTTGAATCAGGTGGTGGTAAAGGTGATCGATCGGGAAACCGATAAAGTAATTAAGGAAATCCCTCACGAAGGGCTGCAGCGACTGCACATGCGGCTCAAGGAGGCCATTGGGTTGCTCTTCGACGAGGAGATTTAA
- the tsaB gene encoding tRNA (adenosine(37)-N6)-threonylcarbamoyltransferase complex dimerization subunit type 1 TsaB, with translation MHAKRFMKILAFDTSGPMLSGALGTERGTFAALQDTGLRHGELLAGLIDQLVKEAGISVKDLDLIVCPRGPGSFTGLRIGMSLAKGISAGSGIPLISIPVPDILVRPYSFYGSPVIPVLDAKKDRFYGACYIGGVRTSEFFDLEAGEIIRRFGMEETILIAGPDAGLFKSKIAEAEGITFAPYVPAAVFDMLAMGPLLFEQKGPDAPGQGPMYIRKSEAELGMEKDYEG, from the coding sequence ATGCATGCGAAACGTTTCATGAAAATCCTTGCCTTTGATACTTCGGGCCCCATGCTTTCAGGTGCCCTTGGTACTGAGAGGGGGACCTTTGCCGCTCTGCAGGATACAGGGCTGCGCCACGGAGAGCTTCTGGCGGGACTTATTGACCAGCTTGTTAAAGAAGCCGGCATTTCTGTTAAAGACCTGGATCTTATTGTATGTCCCAGAGGGCCGGGATCTTTTACCGGGCTGCGTATCGGCATGTCCCTTGCCAAGGGTATTTCCGCCGGAAGCGGCATACCGCTGATTTCTATACCTGTTCCGGACATTCTGGTCCGTCCCTACTCTTTTTATGGTTCACCTGTTATTCCGGTACTCGACGCAAAGAAAGACCGTTTTTATGGGGCCTGTTACATCGGCGGTGTCCGTACAAGTGAGTTCTTTGATCTGGAAGCTGGCGAGATTATCCGCCGCTTTGGCATGGAAGAAACTATTCTAATCGCTGGTCCTGACGCAGGACTTTTCAAATCGAAAATAGCTGAAGCTGAGGGTATTACCTTTGCTCCCTATGTCCCGGCTGCAGTATTTGATATGCTTGCCATGGGCCCGTTGCTTTTCGAACAGAAGGGCCCTGATGCGCCAGGCCAGGGACCGATGTACATCCGCAAAAGTGAGGCTGAACTTGGAATGGAGAAGGATTATGAGGGATGA
- the tsaE gene encoding tRNA (adenosine(37)-N6)-threonylcarbamoyltransferase complex ATPase subunit type 1 TsaE has translation MKSHRCTSPDETIALGRSIGKTLHAGDIVSLEGGLGAGKTTIAKGIIESLGVEDTVTSPTFTIVSEYTGKFPVYHMDLYRIEDEEELFYLGLDEILYNNGISLIEWIDRLPELPQNFTRITLEVVPTSGDRIVSLETVCMRNVS, from the coding sequence CTGAAATCACACAGGTGTACTTCTCCCGATGAGACCATCGCATTGGGCCGCAGTATAGGAAAGACGCTGCATGCCGGCGATATTGTATCTCTGGAAGGGGGGCTTGGTGCCGGCAAGACAACCATCGCCAAGGGAATCATCGAGTCTCTGGGGGTAGAAGATACTGTGACAAGCCCCACCTTTACCATAGTATCGGAATACACCGGAAAATTTCCTGTCTACCATATGGATTTATACCGTATTGAGGATGAGGAAGAACTCTTTTATCTGGGGCTTGATGAGATTCTTTACAATAACGGAATATCCCTTATTGAATGGATCGACCGTTTGCCTGAATTACCGCAGAATTTTACAAGGATTACCCTGGAAGTTGTTCCCACCTCCGGGGACCGTATTGTGAGCCTGGAAACTGTATGCATGCGAAACGTTTCATGA
- the fliD gene encoding flagellar filament capping protein FliD → MSDFSIPGVSSKYNTDKMIDDLMKLERIPLTRAEERIENFELQKRNWQEINRGLARVQDSAKKLFGFENPFMERIAVSGDESIVGATASREAVEENRSVLVKQVATADRFLSDSLENDFRVAKGTYSFSIGDKEFSFSYSGGTLTDFASTLQRRSNGLLRSSVVKNTPSTQVLMIEGTRTGSSNKINFLEDSRDFALKTGTLKKAAAGMRRIEPSEDTIQSSAGADSGTAEISGDAVTLGPSTRREMIFSPAITPADGFVLEFTVEIEKLPEGEYQPPEPPGRPDSPDPGGVTVDNVTVHNFGTDPALPAWKAPPPPEKTLDMNILSLNQEGRSVGLPPLKDQAGTQTIRVPLNEGDGRINSLIIDNINTHRKVSVSAVTFYDPDSRGDLEAKNPVATASDALIEIDGIEVIRESNDIDDVIQGVTLNLRRPGNQEVDLRITPDRETAKDTIIEFVGYYNQLISQINIYTSRDDSVVNELDYLSDDERDSAMEKLGLFQGESSLTQMKTRLQRIMMDPYSTRSGSELSLLAQIGISTNSRTGGALRTSRLRGYLEIDESALDKALETRLESVKDLFGYDSDGDLIVDQGAAVAVDNYIRPYVQTGGIIAYKTSAIDGQIDRTSREIVNLERSLERKEQQLRREYGMMEGALQQLEDNSKALENFNNRNRD, encoded by the coding sequence ATGTCCGATTTCTCAATTCCGGGTGTTTCCAGTAAATACAATACCGACAAAATGATAGACGACCTGATGAAGCTCGAACGCATTCCTCTCACCCGGGCCGAGGAACGCATAGAAAATTTTGAGCTTCAGAAACGGAACTGGCAGGAGATAAACAGAGGACTTGCCCGCGTACAGGATAGTGCCAAAAAACTATTCGGCTTCGAAAACCCTTTCATGGAGCGGATCGCCGTATCCGGGGACGAAAGTATTGTAGGCGCCACTGCCTCACGGGAAGCTGTGGAAGAAAACAGATCAGTTCTGGTTAAGCAGGTCGCCACAGCTGACAGGTTTTTATCAGACAGTCTGGAGAATGACTTCCGCGTAGCCAAAGGAACCTACAGTTTCAGTATTGGTGACAAGGAGTTTTCCTTTTCGTATAGCGGTGGTACGTTGACGGATTTTGCCTCCACGCTTCAGCGGCGTTCTAACGGTCTTTTGCGCAGCTCGGTTGTAAAAAATACCCCCTCCACTCAGGTACTGATGATTGAGGGAACCCGTACCGGCAGCTCTAACAAGATCAACTTCCTCGAAGACTCACGGGACTTTGCCCTGAAAACGGGCACATTGAAAAAAGCAGCCGCAGGTATGCGGAGAATTGAGCCCTCCGAAGATACAATACAATCTTCTGCCGGTGCCGATTCCGGCACAGCTGAAATAAGCGGGGATGCGGTCACTCTTGGTCCCAGTACCCGCAGAGAGATGATATTCTCACCTGCCATTACCCCGGCAGACGGTTTTGTTCTTGAGTTTACAGTGGAAATTGAAAAACTGCCGGAAGGAGAATATCAACCGCCGGAACCGCCTGGAAGACCGGATTCACCTGACCCCGGGGGTGTAACGGTTGACAATGTAACAGTGCACAACTTTGGAACTGACCCGGCACTGCCTGCCTGGAAGGCTCCTCCCCCGCCGGAGAAAACTCTGGACATGAATATTCTGAGTCTTAATCAGGAGGGCCGGTCTGTCGGTCTCCCCCCTTTGAAGGACCAGGCAGGCACACAGACTATCAGAGTCCCTCTTAACGAGGGCGATGGGCGCATAAATTCTTTAATCATTGATAATATTAACACTCACCGAAAAGTCAGCGTCTCGGCGGTCACCTTTTATGATCCCGATTCCCGGGGTGATCTTGAAGCCAAGAATCCGGTTGCTACAGCTTCTGATGCGCTCATTGAGATTGATGGTATTGAGGTTATCCGGGAATCAAACGATATTGATGATGTTATCCAGGGGGTTACCCTCAATCTTCGGCGCCCCGGGAATCAGGAAGTAGACCTCCGAATCACTCCGGACAGAGAGACCGCCAAGGATACTATTATTGAGTTCGTTGGTTACTATAATCAGCTTATCAGCCAGATTAATATCTACACCAGCCGGGACGACTCGGTGGTTAATGAACTTGATTACCTGAGTGATGATGAGCGAGACTCGGCTATGGAAAAGCTGGGACTGTTTCAAGGCGAAAGCAGTCTGACCCAGATGAAAACCCGCCTGCAGCGTATAATGATGGACCCCTATTCCACCCGTTCCGGCAGCGAACTCTCCTTATTGGCGCAGATCGGTATTTCCACCAACAGCAGGACTGGAGGAGCCTTGAGGACGTCCAGGCTGCGGGGATACCTGGAAATAGATGAGTCTGCTCTGGACAAAGCCCTGGAGACTCGTCTTGAGAGCGTAAAGGACCTTTTCGGCTACGACTCCGACGGCGACCTTATTGTAGACCAGGGGGCGGCAGTAGCTGTTGATAACTATATCAGACCCTATGTTCAGACCGGAGGTATAATTGCCTATAAAACATCCGCAATTGACGGTCAGATTGACAGGACAAGCCGTGAAATTGTCAATCTTGAACGCAGTCTTGAGCGTAAAGAACAGCAGCTGCGCCGGGAGTATGGTATGATGGAAGGGGCCTTACAGCAGCTTGAGGACAACTCTAAAGCACTGGAGAACTTTAATAACCGTAATCGGGACTAA
- the flgK gene encoding flagellar hook-associated protein FlgK, translated as MQSTFSGIEIGKRSLIAHTQGMTTVGHNLSNASVEGYSRQRVHFKPTDPLYMPQLNRENTPGQIGQGVDITRIERVHDELLEGKIVSRANGRGYWETRDSYMLQLEQVYNEPTESSVRTLMDRFWDSWQELSIHPQEGAARQAVVQRGEALMDGIHRQYSRMKEIRNMVEDDLTATVSRVNAILNDVRSLNEEIVKVEALGDNPNDLLDRRDLLVKELSGLLNITVDNRDPDEFTIHTQGLHLMQGRVINPLQTDPNPLNEGYSTVRWAKNGEEARFTGGKLRSLMDLRDGDIRGEIQKLDVLAMNYIDLVNEIHRSAYGLDGENGRAFFEEVPFVTDVAGNYDRNGDGEFDASYIFRVTGTNSLSLQDHVGLQGNITLSGPAGNIEIPYNPTDTVGDVINRINRSGAEVVARLDQSGRMVMKALPATQIENPDFVIRHIEDSGQFLVGYAGILQESGAEGAYDWEQADAVLGFRGGGDNYAVAPVAHPSGWIEITSALKSDINRLAAGFGENGRPANPGDGSAALSIAQLRTRPVMLGNLMSFDDFFAETIADVGLRGEQAQRTFETESLVMKELEGMKQALSGVNIDEEFAQLIKFQHGYNAAARFISTFNSMLDTIINRLGV; from the coding sequence ATGCAGTCCACCTTTTCCGGTATAGAAATCGGTAAACGCAGCCTCATAGCCCACACCCAGGGTATGACCACTGTGGGACACAACCTTAGTAATGCCTCTGTGGAGGGGTACTCCCGACAGAGGGTCCATTTTAAGCCCACCGATCCCCTCTACATGCCCCAGCTGAATCGCGAGAATACCCCGGGACAGATCGGTCAAGGAGTGGACATTACGCGGATTGAGCGGGTCCATGATGAACTTCTGGAAGGAAAGATCGTCTCCCGGGCAAACGGTAGGGGCTACTGGGAGACCAGGGACTCCTACATGCTGCAGCTGGAACAGGTGTATAACGAGCCGACGGAATCATCGGTACGTACCCTCATGGACCGCTTCTGGGACTCCTGGCAGGAGTTATCCATTCATCCCCAGGAAGGCGCCGCCCGGCAGGCGGTAGTCCAGCGGGGAGAGGCCCTGATGGACGGTATCCACCGTCAATACTCACGGATGAAAGAGATCCGCAACATGGTGGAAGATGACCTGACAGCTACCGTGAGCAGGGTAAACGCTATTCTTAACGATGTCCGCTCCCTGAATGAGGAGATAGTGAAGGTCGAAGCCCTGGGGGACAACCCGAATGACCTGCTCGACCGTCGGGACCTTCTGGTCAAAGAACTGTCCGGTCTTCTGAATATCACCGTTGATAACCGAGATCCGGATGAGTTCACCATTCATACCCAGGGACTCCATCTGATGCAGGGCAGGGTGATAAATCCTCTGCAAACAGATCCGAACCCTCTGAATGAAGGCTATTCCACCGTACGCTGGGCAAAGAACGGAGAAGAGGCCCGGTTCACAGGGGGGAAGCTCCGCTCCCTGATGGACCTCCGGGACGGTGACATTCGAGGAGAAATACAAAAACTCGACGTACTGGCAATGAACTATATAGACCTGGTGAATGAAATTCACCGCTCTGCCTATGGACTGGATGGTGAGAACGGACGGGCCTTTTTTGAGGAGGTTCCCTTTGTCACCGATGTTGCAGGAAATTATGACCGGAACGGAGATGGAGAGTTCGATGCTTCCTATATCTTTCGCGTAACCGGTACTAACAGTCTTTCCCTTCAGGACCATGTGGGGCTGCAGGGAAACATTACCCTATCAGGCCCGGCAGGAAACATAGAGATACCCTACAATCCTACGGATACCGTGGGTGACGTCATAAACCGAATAAACCGGTCCGGTGCAGAGGTCGTCGCCCGTCTTGATCAGTCCGGAAGAATGGTCATGAAAGCCTTACCGGCAACGCAGATCGAAAATCCTGACTTTGTTATTCGTCATATTGAGGACTCCGGTCAGTTTCTTGTCGGCTATGCCGGGATATTGCAGGAATCCGGAGCGGAAGGGGCGTATGACTGGGAACAGGCCGACGCAGTACTCGGATTCCGTGGCGGCGGCGATAACTATGCCGTGGCTCCGGTCGCTCATCCTTCAGGCTGGATTGAGATTACAAGCGCTTTAAAGAGTGATATAAATCGCCTTGCCGCTGGTTTCGGCGAAAACGGACGTCCTGCCAATCCCGGCGACGGCAGCGCGGCCTTGTCCATTGCCCAGCTGCGGACCAGGCCGGTAATGCTTGGTAATCTCATGAGCTTTGATGATTTTTTCGCAGAGACAATTGCCGATGTGGGATTAAGGGGAGAGCAGGCTCAGCGGACCTTCGAGACCGAAAGTCTTGTAATGAAGGAGCTGGAAGGAATGAAACAGGCCCTTTCCGGGGTTAACATAGATGAAGAGTTTGCCCAGCTTATTAAGTTCCAGCACGGGTACAACGCTGCGGCCCGCTTTATCAGCACCTTTAACAGCATGCTCGATACTATTATAAACCGCCTTGGAGTTTGA
- the flgN gene encoding flagellar export chaperone FlgN produces the protein MSTKGIKTANELIQIIKQEISLMEEFRCNEEELRDALKRSDWASLSDHMERMGQIADWIDSTEQRRRALYSALCAEFGADETIPFYQAIMSLPEELRSECAELYRSLKFTTVKIKGVTWSLDSHIRSVSDTMQAVLNELFPYRKGKLYSRHGKARTADTEPLVVNQHL, from the coding sequence ATGTCCACGAAGGGTATAAAAACAGCCAACGAACTTATTCAAATTATAAAGCAGGAAATCTCTCTTATGGAGGAATTCCGGTGTAACGAAGAAGAACTTCGTGATGCCCTCAAACGCAGCGATTGGGCTTCTCTGTCGGACCACATGGAGCGTATGGGCCAGATTGCAGACTGGATTGACTCCACAGAGCAGCGACGAAGGGCCCTTTATTCCGCCTTATGCGCAGAATTCGGAGCCGATGAGACAATCCCTTTCTATCAGGCAATAATGAGTCTTCCCGAGGAACTGCGATCAGAATGTGCGGAGCTTTACCGCAGCCTGAAATTTACCACGGTTAAAATTAAGGGTGTTACCTGGAGTCTCGACAGTCACATCCGCAGTGTCAGCGATACCATGCAGGCGGTACTGAATGAGCTTTTTCCCTATCGTAAAGGAAAGCTTTACTCCCGGCATGGAAAGGCCAGAACCGCCGATACCGAACCGCTGGTCGTAAATCAGCACCTTTAA
- a CDS encoding HD domain-containing phosphohydrolase, with the protein MRDEKKAFIRFKENNHQNSAVPQAVLGDDFRINWANRAFRDLFHRENTCIGEHIAGFATLTGLDGRSLYHQLKDPATGYSFQGNGESRFHHHPRLFTNVHIVPILHEPYKKETVVGYCAYFHDATLSHQQSLRAIFSSLLEASRMKDNDTGRHIERVNRYSALMAESMYDDGTDLQVDRDFVDNISFLAAMHDVGKIGVPDDILNKAGPLESWEWEIMTTHTLNGAYILGAYPDPMAVEIARSHHERWDGSGYPYGLMEEMIPLSARIVTIADVYDALRSKRSYKNEMSHREAADLILLGRGTQFDPELVEIFRSLEEKFSEIYDELYDEYKETNSSSPLAG; encoded by the coding sequence ATGAGGGATGAAAAAAAAGCGTTCATCCGTTTTAAAGAGAATAACCACCAGAACAGCGCCGTTCCTCAAGCTGTTTTAGGAGATGATTTTCGCATAAACTGGGCTAACAGGGCCTTCCGGGACCTGTTTCACAGAGAAAATACCTGTATTGGTGAACACATTGCAGGTTTTGCCACTCTCACCGGCCTTGACGGCAGATCCCTCTATCATCAGTTGAAAGATCCCGCTACGGGATACTCTTTTCAAGGCAATGGAGAGAGCAGGTTTCATCACCACCCCAGGCTTTTTACCAATGTGCATATTGTTCCGATACTGCATGAACCATACAAAAAGGAGACTGTAGTCGGATACTGTGCCTATTTTCATGATGCTACCCTGTCCCATCAGCAGAGTCTCCGCGCCATTTTTTCCAGCCTGCTTGAAGCCTCCCGTATGAAAGACAACGATACCGGACGTCACATTGAACGGGTAAACCGGTATTCTGCTTTAATGGCTGAGTCAATGTACGATGATGGAACCGATTTGCAGGTAGACCGGGATTTTGTTGATAACATCTCCTTTCTGGCTGCCATGCATGACGTAGGCAAGATCGGCGTACCCGACGATATCCTTAACAAGGCCGGCCCCCTGGAGAGCTGGGAGTGGGAAATCATGACAACCCATACCCTTAACGGTGCCTATATCCTGGGAGCCTATCCGGATCCAATGGCGGTCGAAATAGCACGCAGCCATCATGAACGCTGGGACGGTTCCGGCTATCCGTATGGCTTGATGGAAGAGATGATACCTTTGAGCGCCCGTATTGTTACCATTGCTGACGTTTATGATGCCCTGCGCAGCAAGCGTTCATACAAGAATGAAATGAGTCACCGGGAAGCTGCGGATCTGATACTACTGGGACGCGGTACCCAGTTTGATCCTGAGCTTGTCGAGATTTTTCGGTCCCTGGAGGAAAAGTTTTCCGAAATTTACGATGAATTGTATGATGAGTATAAAGAGACTAACTCTTCTTCTCCGTTGGCGGGGTAA
- a CDS encoding PilZ domain-containing protein, with translation MSILIQTNFQWKETDPVSMLIAGLIFAGFIVFLFIANAASRSSTPGSSSGGSRKLSKRAFYIRAKSLGLSHPQIRTVQNLIKRFQPANPNNILYNSSQLDSLLRRGIQSIDGLSASDQQKENQKLQLYRIKQTIERNVSRKSQFSSTKQLRAGMQIVLSPEQGGRFQSKLLTNLKGSLAVSVPLDAGGRQIRWKRWTKLQVFFWRSNGQGFSFATKINGYGKVRATDAVLLNHTSAITQAQQRKYRRRSIERPAYFFPVRILTDGLGKEAKKRAYVETNRRTLATMLDISGGGCSIRTSRPLGKGELIKVEFETDHRAKISFYGKVMHSRKARPFGGVMHIMFTRISKRNLNSINAYIYNYSQD, from the coding sequence ATGAGTATACTGATTCAAACGAACTTTCAATGGAAGGAGACAGACCCTGTTTCAATGCTTATCGCCGGCTTGATCTTTGCCGGGTTCATTGTATTTCTTTTTATCGCAAATGCTGCTTCACGCAGCTCCACACCGGGTTCTTCTTCCGGTGGCAGCAGAAAGCTCAGTAAACGGGCATTCTACATCCGGGCTAAGAGCCTTGGCTTGAGTCATCCCCAGATCAGGACCGTACAAAATCTGATCAAACGCTTTCAGCCTGCCAACCCCAATAATATCTTATACAATTCATCCCAGCTTGATTCACTTCTCAGACGGGGCATACAGAGTATTGACGGACTTAGTGCTTCGGATCAGCAGAAAGAGAATCAAAAGCTCCAGCTGTATCGCATAAAACAGACCATAGAAAGAAACGTCAGCCGTAAGTCTCAGTTTTCAAGTACAAAACAGCTTCGGGCAGGCATGCAGATTGTGTTGAGCCCCGAGCAGGGCGGACGCTTCCAGAGCAAACTTCTGACCAACCTGAAGGGCTCTTTAGCGGTATCAGTCCCCCTGGATGCCGGCGGACGGCAAATCCGCTGGAAGCGTTGGACAAAACTGCAGGTTTTCTTCTGGCGCTCCAATGGGCAGGGTTTCTCGTTTGCAACAAAAATCAATGGGTACGGAAAGGTACGTGCCACTGATGCGGTTTTACTGAACCACACCTCTGCTATAACCCAGGCCCAGCAAAGAAAATACCGGCGCCGCAGTATTGAGCGCCCCGCTTACTTTTTTCCGGTGAGAATTTTAACCGACGGCCTTGGAAAGGAAGCAAAAAAACGGGCCTATGTGGAAACCAACCGCAGGACACTGGCAACCATGCTGGATATATCAGGCGGAGGCTGCAGTATTCGTACCTCACGGCCTCTTGGAAAGGGTGAACTTATCAAGGTTGAATTTGAAACCGATCATCGGGCAAAAATCTCTTTTTACGGTAAGGTTATGCACTCCAGGAAAGCACGCCCCTTTGGCGGAGTAATGCATATTATGTTCACCCGAATAAGCAAGCGAAACCTTAATAGTATTAACGCCTACATATACAATTACAGCCAGGACTGA
- the csrA gene encoding carbon storage regulator CsrA, with protein sequence MLILSRKLNEKIIINDTIEVSVVEIKGDHIKLGILAPKSVKIYRHEVYEAIQSENKAAAKAPSDLGSLADFFTPPTEKKS encoded by the coding sequence ATGCTGATACTTTCAAGAAAACTGAATGAGAAGATCATTATCAATGATACGATAGAGGTCTCAGTCGTAGAAATCAAGGGAGATCATATCAAACTTGGAATTCTTGCACCAAAAAGCGTAAAGATCTATCGACACGAAGTCTACGAAGCCATACAGTCGGAAAACAAGGCAGCGGCAAAAGCACCTTCGGATCTTGGCTCTTTAGCAGACTTTTTTACCCCGCCAACGGAGAAGAAGAGTTAG
- a CDS encoding flagellar assembly protein FliW gives MMIETKAYGEMEIDQRQKITLQKGLFGFDCYSNFALLDSEQPPFYWFQSLDEREIAFVLIDPRIFRPDYCPGVSTEDLEALGVTREDDEDLLIFSIVTIPEDQSRMTANLQGPLLINRKTRVGRQIISNDERWQVRHLIIEEMQHEGDTSC, from the coding sequence ATGATGATTGAAACCAAGGCCTATGGGGAGATGGAAATCGACCAACGGCAAAAAATTACCCTGCAAAAAGGTCTTTTCGGCTTTGATTGCTACAGCAATTTTGCCTTGCTCGATTCGGAACAGCCCCCTTTTTACTGGTTTCAATCACTCGATGAACGGGAAATTGCATTTGTACTTATCGATCCCCGAATTTTCCGTCCCGATTATTGTCCGGGGGTCTCCACAGAAGACCTGGAAGCTTTGGGAGTGACCCGGGAGGATGATGAAGATCTTCTTATCTTTTCCATCGTGACAATTCCTGAGGACCAAAGCAGAATGACTGCCAACCTGCAGGGTCCGCTGTTGATCAACCGTAAAACCAGAGTAGGTCGGCAGATAATATCAAATGATGAGCGCTGGCAGGTTCGGCATCTTATAATCGAAGAAATGCAGCATGAGGGGGATACCTCATGCTGA